The Bdellovibrionales bacterium sequence GAGATGAAAATTTCCCATGAGTCTATAGTCCGAAAAATAAACGCCGAGCTTTAAGAAAAGAGAAGCCCAAAGCAGAATGGAACTGTACTTCTTCTCGGTGAGAAAAGCCAAAGAGGAAGCCGCGCTCACCAAAAGAAGTAGCCAGGCAGTGCTCATCGCAAGAAACGGACTGAGGTTAAAAGTATTGATGATAGGTATAGGCCACGGGGTGGATTTTAAGAGGAGAAACGGAGAATGAGCGCTATACAAACCGATTTCTAAAAAGTAAATCGCACTCGCCACAAAAGAAAGACTTAAGAAAACGCCGTAATTTTTGCGAAATGGGGTCACGGAAATACCTCATTTCCTTGGGCTTTGAGCTTCTTTTGAGCCTCTTCATTGATGGAGGTTTCGATAAATCGGCAGGAGATCAGCTGGACATGGGTGAAGAATTCGGCGGGGAGCGAAACTCGCTTAAACGTGGTGTGGATAAAAACGGCATTGAGAAACTGGCTTTCGCTGAAGTCGACGTCTTCAAAAACGGTGTCTTGGATCCGCGCGGATCGAAAATCAGATTTAGAAAAATTCACTTTTTTATAGTAGGAGCGATCTATCCGAGCGGCTTTAAGGCTCGAGCCTTTGAGATTGGAATTGATATAATGCTGGTGATGAGATGAGAGGCCTGGGAGTTCCAAAGGAATATCTACGGAAAGTTGGGAGGGTTCCGGGTTGAGCATAAAGAACCCAAAGAGAGTGGCTCCTCGAAGTGTTCTACTCAGTTTCTCCAATAGAAGCTCGCAACACGTAGGAATTAGAGATGCCCGGCGAGGAGGGGAGGTCATCTGTGCCATAGATGTGCGTGCGAGCCCGCCCCACTTTTTGGAGGCAGAGATCGGCTTTGAGTAGTTTTTCAAAAGCTTCCGAAGTTTCAAAGTTTTTTTCATCCCCACATTGACTGCTCGATCCCCAGTGAATTCCACGTCCTGAACAATAGAGAGACTTTCTGAGAATCGGAGAGCTATCTCCATAATCGTACTTTCTCGTGATAAAGACATTAGCTTTTTGATCTTGAAGCAGTGCGGATGAGGTTTTTTCTGTAATTCGGTGAGCTCGCCTGTCGATGGTGACCTGGCGACCGATATCTTTTTGTACATTGCTCAAAGTTGTTTTGAGCTCTTCGTAATCAATGCCTTGAAAGCTCGTTTCCGCAACGGCATTTAAATCCGAGGGGAAGGGATTCTTGATCTTCGTCTTGGGAAGCTGAAGGGGGTTAAAAATAATCGTAGAGCTTATTTTCCGAGTGCTCAGATCTTTATGTAACGCCTGCCAAAAAGCCACACGGTTTTCGTAGACGTCAAATGGAGGCTCCTTGCAGTTTAAACTAAAGTAGATATGAGTTCCGTTGGTGATCGTTTTTAGTTTGAAATGAGAGGGAAGTTGCTGAGAATTATTCAGATAAATCAAAGCCTGCGATGGGTCGACGATGTCTTTAAATTTTTGTGAATCAAGACGTTTAATGACAATGTCGCTAAACTTCTGACGGGTTACGATTTTTTCATTTTTCTTGAGTCGGATCTCTTGAGATGTAAATTTTTGAATGAGCCACGGCGAAATCGTGTCATAGCTTTTGGGATCTTTCCAGTGACCATCTTGGTAATTTCCTGGGGATCGAAAGGATAAGCGATTTTTTTCGAGACTGGTTAAAAAATCAGGGCGAGGGGACGAGAAGTTAAAGACCACTTCAAACTCTCCGACGGCCAGGAGACCTTTCGAAGGTTGCCCTTTTAAAAAGGCCTCGGGTTCCAACATATTGTAAAATTCGGTGTCCTCGAGACGATGATCGGGC is a genomic window containing:
- a CDS encoding pentapeptide repeat-containing protein: MLNPEPSQLSVDIPLELPGLSSHHQHYINSNLKGSSLKAARIDRSYYKKVNFSKSDFRSARIQDTVFEDVDFSESQFLNAVFIHTTFKRVSLPAEFFTHVQLISCRFIETSINEEAQKKLKAQGNEVFP